The genomic interval CGCCCCACGCGCTGGCGCGCCGGGCAGCGGAATGGCTCCAGCGGGAGCTCCGGGCAGGCCACCTCGCGCCTGGACTCGAGGCCTCGTGCCTCGACACGTCCGAGGGTGGAAAGATGTTCGGCATCCTCGTGGTCCAGGCGCCTGACGGACGTGTCGGATTCCTCCGCGCCTTCTCGGGCATGCTTGGCGGGCGATGGGACCTCCCCGGTTTCGCGCCGCCCCTCTTCGCCCGTGATGAGCGCGAGCGGCTGGAGCCCGCGGGTGACGCATTGGTGAAGCGCCTGATGGCCCGTGAGGCGTCCTTCCGCCAGTCCCCCGAGCGCGCCTCCGTCCTGACCGCGCACGACGCGTTGCAAGCGCGCCACACCGAGGCCCGCGCGGCGCTGCGCGCCACACACGACGCCCGGAAGAAGCAGCGCCATGCGAGGCGCACGGACGTCATGGCCTCGGACTCGCTGAGTGAGGAGGCGAAACGAGCGGCGCTGCATGCGCTCGACCAGGAAAGCCGGGGGGACAAGGCGGAACTGCGGAGACTGGAGGCGGAACACGACGAGGCGCAGCGGGCGCTCGCGCCCCAGCGGGACCGCATGGAGCGGCGGCTTCGCGCCATGGAGCGACTGCGGCGCATCGTCTGCCGTGCGCTGATGAAGCGCCTGCACGACACCTACGTGGTGCCCAATGCTCGCGGAGAACACCGGCACCTGCGCGGCCTCTACGCCAGAGGCGAGCCCCCATCGGGCGCGGCGGACTGCGCCGGGCCCAAGCTCCTGGCGCATGCCCTCACCCAGGGCTTCCGTCCGCTCGCGCTCGCCGAGTTCTGGTGGGGGGCTCCGCCTCCCGCGGGAGGCCGGGCCGCCGGCGCGTACTACCCCGCTTGCAAGGACAAGTGCGGGCCGCTGCTGCCGTACATGCTGGACGGTCTCCCTGTCTCCGCGCCCCGGCCCTTCACGGTGCCCGTGCTGCCATCACGAGGGCTGGACATTGTCTTCGAGGACGAATGGCTCGTGGTGGTGGAGAAGCCGGAGGGCCTGCTCTCCGTGCCCGCGAAGGACGTCTCGGTGGAGGACTCCGTGCTGGCCCGGCTGCGCGCGAGAGCTCCGGAAGCAGCGGGGACGATGCTCGCGCACCGGCTCGACCTGGACACGTCGGGGCTGCTCGTCGCGGCGAAGGACGCGCGCACCTACGCGGCCTTGCAACGCCAGTTCGCCGGGCGCGAGGTGCACAAGCGCTACGCCGCATGGGTCGAAGGCAACGTCCAGGGCGAACGCGGCACTATCGACTTTCCCATGCGCGTGGACTTGGACGACCGGCCCCGGCAGATTCACGACCCCGTGCACGGCAAGCCCGCGGTGACGGAGTGGCACGTGCTTGAACGCAGCCACGGCCGCACGAAGGTGGCCCTCTTCCCGCTCACCGGGAGGACGCACCAGTTGCGCGTCCACGCGGCCCATCCGCTTGGCCTTGGCGCGCCCATCGTCGGAGACCGCCTCTATGGCCACCCGGGGCCCCGATTGCATCTGCATGCGGAGGCCCTGTCGTTCCAGCACCCTGTCACGGGGCAGCGCCTCACGCTGGAGCGGCCGGCTCCCTTCTGACTTCGCGTATCTCGCCCGCAAGCCCGCGCTGCACGAGGGCGCCGCGACGCCCGGAGCACCATCGACGCGGGCCCCCGGTGAGGGCTCCCGACCTCGCTGTTCGGAAATGTCGGGAGTTTTGCGCCACGAAATCTCCCGACATTTCCGAACAGCAAGCTCTCCGAACGCGCCGCCCCCGCGCATCTACCGTTCCCGGACACGCAGAGCAGAGCTTCCCCCAGGGACGCCCCCCGAGGGTGGGGCGACTTCGTTGAGGCAAGCGTCCCTGTCACCGCCGCAGTGGGAGGGGCACCGCGCCGAGAAGGCACAGTTGGCGCTCATGGGACCTGACCTGCGCCGTGACAGGCCGCGTCGACATGGCAGACGCCCGCGTTCAGCGCGCGACGACGTGCTCGGAGGCCTCTTCGGAGACATCCGGCTCCGGCGCGGAGACAGTCTCCACCGCGGCCGACACCGCCGGCTTCACGCCCAGCTCACGCGTCAGCTTGGGATTCACCCCGGTCTCCGCCAACAGCCGCTCCAGTTGCATGCGCGCGCGCCGGTTCTCCCGGTGTACGCGGCGCCCCAGAATCAGCTCGTTCTTCAGCGAGTGCTCCCAGCCCGTCAGCTCCGTCACCGTCACCTGGTAGCCGAAAGCCTCCAGCGTCAGCGCGCGGATGACGTTCGTCAGGTGCGAGCCGAACTCGCGCCGGTGCCAGGCATGCGCGTACAGCAGTGACATGCTGCCGCTGCTGGCCACGACGGGGCGCTTCTCCTTGAGCTGCGCGGCCACCTCCGCCTGGCAGCACGGCACCACCGCGACGTGGTCCGCGCCATGGCGGATGGCCGCGACGAGTGCATCATCGGTGGCCGTGTCACACGCGTGCAGCGCCATCAGCAGGTGGATGCGCTCTGGGTACTGCGCCGTGTCGATGTGCGCCGTCTGGAACTGCATCCGCGTGAAGCCCAGCCGTTGGGCGCGGCCCTGGGCCCGCTCCGTCAGGTCCGGCCGGCCTTCAATGGACAGCAGCGTGCCGCTGGCGGAGCCCTTGAGGAACAGCTCGTAGAGGACGAAGCCCAGGTAGGCGTTGCCGCTGCCCGCGTCCACCATCACCGCGTTCGGGTGGCGCGCCTGGACATCCTCCACGGCGGGACGCAGCAAGCCCATCAGGTGGTTCACCTGCTTGAGCTTGCGCAGCGCGTCCGCGTTGAGGTGCCCCTCGCGCGTGAGCAGATGCAGCTCGCGCAGCAGCGCGGGGGACTGGTCCGGCAGCAGCTCCCGCCGGACCTGCGAGGCTTTGACGTTGCGCCTCAGACGGACACCACCTCGAGGACCTCGGGAATCATTTCCCGCAGGCGCCCCTCGATTCCCATCTTCAGCGTCGCCGTGGACGACGGGCATCCCGCGCACGCCCCCTTCATGTGCAGGTAGACGATGCCGTCCTCGAAGCGGTCCAGGGTGATGTCACCACCGTCCATGGCCACCGCCGGGCGGATTTCGTTGTCCAGGATGTCCTGGATGCGCCCTTCAACCGTGCCACCACCGGACGGTCCCGCCGCCTCGCGGGCCGCCGCCAGCGCCGCCTCGTCCACCACCGGCTCGTTGGCCGTCAGGTGGGTGTCCAGCGCGGACATGACCTCGTCATTGAGCTCGTCCCACTCGCCCTCTTCCCCCTTCGTCACCGTCACGAAGTTGGTGCCAATCATCACCGCCGTGACGCCGCGCACGTCCATCAGCTTGCGCGCCAACGGGGACTTCGCCTGGGCGTCCTCGGGGTTCGTGAAGTTCACCGCCCCGCCCGCCAACAACCGCCGGTCCACCACGTACTTCAGCGTGCTGGGGTTCGGGGTCCACTCGAGCTGGATGTTCACCGACATTCAAATCTCCTTGGACGACTCCTCTAAGGCGCTCGCGGCCCCATAGCAACCCGGGTCGCGGGCTGGCAATCGCCCTCGCCCCCGTACCCTCCACTCCGGCACCAACCCGCAATCCCAGAAATACATGAACTCATAGTGGATTTAGCGTAGACTGGGGGCATGTCCCCGCCACCGCCCCGCGTGCCCGCCAGCGTGTTCGAGGGGTTCTTCGTGCGGGGTCTCCAGGCGGAGGGCCGGCTGGCCCAGGAACTGGAGGCGCTGGGGTACGACAGCCGAAAGCCGGAGTTGGACTACCCCATTGCGCTCTGGCAGCGGGCGGTGGCCCTGGCACGGCGGGAGCGATACGCGGAGCTCGGTGACGAGGACGCCTACCGGCAACTGGGCCGCCAGGGCGTCTTCGGCTTCGCGCAGACGCTGGTAGGCCGCGTGGCCGCGGTGGCCCTGCCCATGATTGGGCCTGCGCAGGCCCTGGAGCGGGTGCCTCGCTACCTGGCGATGATGGGCCGCTCGGACGTGGACGTCTCGATGTCCTCCGAAGGCGAGCGCGGCCGCCGCCTCTCCCTGTCGGACCGCTACAACCGGCCCGAGCTGATGGCGGGGGGCCTGGAAGGAATGTTGGAGATGGCCAACGCCCGGCCTCGAATCTCCGTGGAGGAGCGCAGCAGCGGGGGGTACCGTCTGTTCGTGCGCTGGTAGCCCGCCAGCCCCGCCATGGAGCCCCGCGTGTCCTACCCGCCCAGACTCGCCCATCTCGCCACCCGCGCCGTGGTGGTGGCGAAGCTCGTCCCCACCTACGCGCAGGCCCACCACATCGACGAGGAAGAAGCAGCGCAGCGGCTGTCCAGCGCGCTCTCCGGACGGATGCTGCCCACGTTGCTGGATGTCACGTGGACCGCCATGCGCGGCAAGGCGAAGCGGCTCACCGACGACGGGCTGGTGGAGAAGGTGGCCGCCACCTTGAGTGAGCGGCCCCTGCGGCCGGGACGCATCGCCCCCGTGGGTCCGGCGCTCAGCGCCTTCTTCATCCTGGTGGACCTGGAGGTGGGCACCGCGGGTGACGCCGCGCGGCGGGTCATGGAATCGGACGAGGGACGCCGCCGGGGGGAGGAAGGACTGGCGGAAGCCGGACGCTTCCTCGCCGCGGAGCTGACTCGCGGGAAGTAGCGCCCGGACGGCCGTGGCAGCAGTGGGCGCGCATCGTTATAGGCTCGCCCTGGCCCTGGCCCAGGCCCCGACGATGTCGACACCGCTCCCCACCACGCTGCGAATCCTGCGCTCCCTCACCGACATCCCCCGCGCCACGTGGGATGCGCTGGTGGACGCCCAGGCCACGCCGTTCCTGGAGTGGACCTTCCTCACCGCGATGGAGGAGAGCGGCTGCGCGGTGCCGGCGCGGGGCTGGCACCCCCGGCACCTGACGCTCTGGCGCGGCTCGCGCCTGGTGGCCGCCGCGCCCGCCTATCTCAAGGACGACAGCGACGGCGAGTTCGTCTTCGACAGCCCCTGGGCCACCGCCGCGGAGCGCGCGGGCCTGCCCTACTACCCGAAGCTCGTGCTCGCCGTCCCCTTCACCCCCGCCACCGGGCGCCGCGTGCTGGTGGCCCCGGGCGAGGACCGCGCCGCGCGCGAGGCGGAGCTGTACGCCGCCGCCCAGGAGTTCGCCCGGGCCGAGCGCCTGTCCGGCATCCACGTCCTCTTCCCCACCGAGGAGGAACTGCCCGCCCTGGTGGCCCAGGGCTTCGCCGTGCGGCTGGGCGTGCAGTACCACTGGCGCAACCAGGGCTACCGGACGCTGGAGGACTTCCTCGCCCGCTTCCACGCCAAGCGCCGCAACCAGCTGCGCCGGGAGCTGCGGGCCCCGACCGAGCACGGCATCGAGGTCCGCACCCTGCGCGGGGACGCGCTGGCGGACGCGGACGCGGACACCGTCTACGGCCTGTACGCCACCACGGTGGACAAGTATCCGTGGGGCCAGCGCTTCCTCACCCCGGAATTCTTCGCTCGCATGCTCGCCCGCTTCCGGCACCGCTGCGAGTGGGTGGAGGCCCGCCGGGAAGGCCGACTGGTGGCCGGTGCGTTCAACTTCACCGGTGCCAACGTTCTCTATGGCCGTTACTGGGGCTGCTTCGAGGAGCACCCCTTCCTTCACTTCAACGTCTGCCTGTACCACCCCATCTCGGAGGGCATCACCTCCGGACTGGAGCGCTTCGAGCCGGGCGCGGGTGGAGAGCACAAGCTCACCCGGGGATTCGAGCCGCGCCTCACGTACAGTGCGCACCTGCTCCTCCACCCGGGCATGGACAGGGCCGTGCGCGGCTTCCTGGCCCACGAGCGGGCAGCCGTCGAAGGAAGCCTGCCCCAGTGGCGGGCGGAGACTGGTTTCAAGGAGGGGGACTGAAAATCCCCCGCCCGTTCAGCAAAGGGAGTCCGAACGACTTATGGCGCAGAAGCATGAGCACGACACCTCCGTCATCACGGAGTCCGCCCCCAAGCAGAAGCTCAAGAAACCGCCGCTCTACAAGGTGCTCCTGCACAACGACAACTACACGACCCGGGAGTTCGTCGTGGCCGTGCTCAAGGAGGTCTTCCACAAGTCGGAGACGGATGCCGTGCAGATCATGCTGCACGTTCATTACAACGGTGTCGGGGTAGCCGGCGTCTATACGTACGACGTCGCCGAAACGAAGATTCAGACGGTGGAGGCCGCGGCGCAGGAGAACGACATGCCGCTGCGACTCTCCATGGAACCCGAGGAAGGTTGAAACGTGGCAGGACCGCTGATTGCCAAAGAGTTGCAGGCCAGCTTCCGCACCGCCCTGGACGAGGCGCGGAAGATGCGCCACGAGTACCTGACGCTGGAACACCTGCTCCTGGCGCTCACCAGGGACGCGCGCACGCGCGAAGTCCTCAAGGGGTGCGGCGCCAACGTGAAGCAACTCCAGGAGCGCCTGGTCTCCTTCCTGGAGGAGACGGTTGAACGCCTGCCAGAAGGCGTGGACGCCGAGCCGCAGCAGACCATCGGCGTGGAGCGGGTGCTCCACCGCGCCGCCATGCACGCGCTGTCCGCCGAGCAGAAGCTCATCGACGGTGGGGACGTGCTGGTGGCCCTCTTCCGCGAGGACGAGAGCCACGCGCTCTACCTGCTCCAGCAGGAGGGCGTCACCCGGTTGGATTTGCTCAACTACATCTCCCACGGCGTCACCAAGGACGGCGAGGGTGAAGGTGAGGGCGAGGAGAGCGCCGGCCACGCCACCCCCGCGGGCGACGACGACGAGGGCGAGTCCCCGAAGAAGAGCCCACTCGAGGCCTACACGGTGCAGCTCAACATCGAGGCCAAGGAGGGGCGCATCGACCCGCTCATCGGCCGCGAGAAGGAGCTGGAGCGCACCATCCAGGTGCTCTGCCGCCGCCGGAAGAACAACCCGCTCTATGTGGGTGAGGCGGGCGTGGGCAAGACGGCCATCGCCGAAGGGCTGGCGCTGCACATCCACGAAGGCCGCGTGCCGGAGGTCCTGAAGGACGCCATCGTCTACTCGCTGGACATGGGCGCGCTGCTCGCGGGCACCAAGTTCCGCGGCCAGTTCGAGGAGCGGCTCAAGGGCGTGCTCAAGGCCCTGAAGGAGCAGCAGAACGCCATCCTCTTCATCGACGAAATCCACACCATCGTCGGCGCGGGCGCCACCAGTGGCGGCTCCATGGACGCGTCCAACCTGCTCAAGCCCGCGCTGGCCAGCGGGCGGCTGCGCTGCATCGGCTCGACGACGTACCAGGAGTACAAGTCCGCCTTCGAGCGGGACCGGGCCCTGTCACGCCGCTTCCAGAAGATTGAGGTGGGTGAGCCCTCCGTCGAGGACACCATCCTCATCCTGGAGGGGCTGAAGAGCCGCTACGAGGAGCACCACGGGGTGAAGTACCAACCCGAGGCCATCCGCGCGGCGGCGGAGCTGTCCGCCAAACACATCAACGACCGGTTCCTGCCGGACAAGGCCATCGACGTCATCGACGAGACGGGCTCGGCCGAGCGGCTCAAGCCGGAGGGCCAGCGCTCCAACACCGTCAGCGGCGCGGACGTGGAGGCCGTCGTCGCGAAGATGGCGCGCATCCCCGCCAAGAGCGTGTCCGCCAGCGAGGGCGTGCAGCTCCAGAATCTGGAGAAGGAGCTCCAAGGCGTCATCTACGGACAGGACTCGGCCATCAAGGACCTGGTCAGCGCCATCATGCTGGCGCGCTCCGGACTGCGCGCGCCGGAGAAGCCCATTGGTTCGTTCCTCTTCTCCGGCCCCACGGGCGTGGGCAAGACGGAGCTGGCCAAGCAACTGGCGCAGTCGCTGGGCGTGGAGTTCCTGCGCTACGACATGAGCGAGTACTCGGAGAAGCACACGGTGAGCCGGCTCATCGGCGCGCCGCCGGGCTACGTCGGCTTCGACCAGGGCGGCCTGCTCACGGACGCCGTGCGCAAGCACCCCTACTCGGTGGTGGTGCTGGATGAAATCGAGAAGGCCCACCCGGACCTCTTCAACATCCTGCTCCAGGTCATGGACCACGCGACGCTGACGGACAACAACGGCCGCAAGGCCGACTTCCGCAACATCGTCCTCATCCTCACCACCAACGCGGGCGCCCAGGAGATGAGCACCAAGGCCATTGGCTTCGGGGACCTCGCGAAGCCGGTGGACGCCACCCGCGCGAAGAAGGCGATTGAGCGCACCTTCACGCCGGAATTCCGCAACCGCCTGGACGGGTGGATTCTCTTCTCCGGCCTCCCGCCCGAGGTCATCCTCAAGGTCGTGGACAAGGAAGTGCGCCTGCTCCAGAAGATGCTGGACGAGAAGAAGGTGAAGCTGGCGCTGACGCCCGCCGCCCGCGCGTGGCTGGCCGAGCACGGCTATGACCCGGCCTTCGGCGCGCGGCCCATGGCCCGGCTGGTGGACAACTCGCTGAAGAAGCCGCTCGCCCAGGCGCTCCTCTTCGGGGACCTGAAGAATGGCGGCACCGCCCACTACGACGTGGCGGACGACAGCCTCAAGCTGCGCACGGAGCCCGCCACCGCCGAGGTGGCATAGCCCCCTGCCCGCGCTGGCTGCGGACATGACAAGGCCCCGGTCCCCTTCCCTGGGAGCCGGGGCCTTCGTCTGTCCGCCCGTGACAGCGGGCGAGCGACTACTCGACGCGGTAGCTCTTCACCGCGCTGGAGAGCTGCTCGGAGATGATTTGCAGCGTGGTGGCGGCCTCGCCGGTGGAGCCGATGCGAGCCACCGTCTCGTCCATCATCTTGGACAAGTCATTCACCGCCAGGGTGATTTGGTTGATGCCCACGTTCTGCTGGCTGACGGCGGCGGCAATCTGCCGGACGGCGGCGGCGTTGTCCTGGACGATGGAGGACAGCTCGCGCAGGTTCTGCCCGCTGGTGCGCACCTGGGCCA from Myxococcus xanthus carries:
- a CDS encoding GNAT family N-acetyltransferase produces the protein MSTPLPTTLRILRSLTDIPRATWDALVDAQATPFLEWTFLTAMEESGCAVPARGWHPRHLTLWRGSRLVAAAPAYLKDDSDGEFVFDSPWATAAERAGLPYYPKLVLAVPFTPATGRRVLVAPGEDRAAREAELYAAAQEFARAERLSGIHVLFPTEEELPALVAQGFAVRLGVQYHWRNQGYRTLEDFLARFHAKRRNQLRRELRAPTEHGIEVRTLRGDALADADADTVYGLYATTVDKYPWGQRFLTPEFFARMLARFRHRCEWVEARREGRLVAGAFNFTGANVLYGRYWGCFEEHPFLHFNVCLYHPISEGITSGLERFEPGAGGEHKLTRGFEPRLTYSAHLLLHPGMDRAVRGFLAHERAAVEGSLPQWRAETGFKEGD
- a CDS encoding NifU family protein, with protein sequence MSVNIQLEWTPNPSTLKYVVDRRLLAGGAVNFTNPEDAQAKSPLARKLMDVRGVTAVMIGTNFVTVTKGEEGEWDELNDEVMSALDTHLTANEPVVDEAALAAAREAAGPSGGGTVEGRIQDILDNEIRPAVAMDGGDITLDRFEDGIVYLHMKGACAGCPSSTATLKMGIEGRLREMIPEVLEVVSV
- a CDS encoding class I SAM-dependent methyltransferase, with the protein product MRKLKQVNHLMGLLRPAVEDVQARHPNAVMVDAGSGNAYLGFVLYELFLKGSASGTLLSIEGRPDLTERAQGRAQRLGFTRMQFQTAHIDTAQYPERIHLLMALHACDTATDDALVAAIRHGADHVAVVPCCQAEVAAQLKEKRPVVASSGSMSLLYAHAWHRREFGSHLTNVIRALTLEAFGYQVTVTELTGWEHSLKNELILGRRVHRENRRARMQLERLLAETGVNPKLTRELGVKPAVSAAVETVSAPEPDVSEEASEHVVAR
- a CDS encoding RluA family pseudouridine synthase, translating into METWFTPFEPKPLADELPGRFPNPFDEGAPHALARRAAEWLQRELRAGHLAPGLEASCLDTSEGGKMFGILVVQAPDGRVGFLRAFSGMLGGRWDLPGFAPPLFARDERERLEPAGDALVKRLMAREASFRQSPERASVLTAHDALQARHTEARAALRATHDARKKQRHARRTDVMASDSLSEEAKRAALHALDQESRGDKAELRRLEAEHDEAQRALAPQRDRMERRLRAMERLRRIVCRALMKRLHDTYVVPNARGEHRHLRGLYARGEPPSGAADCAGPKLLAHALTQGFRPLALAEFWWGAPPPAGGRAAGAYYPACKDKCGPLLPYMLDGLPVSAPRPFTVPVLPSRGLDIVFEDEWLVVVEKPEGLLSVPAKDVSVEDSVLARLRARAPEAAGTMLAHRLDLDTSGLLVAAKDARTYAALQRQFAGREVHKRYAAWVEGNVQGERGTIDFPMRVDLDDRPRQIHDPVHGKPAVTEWHVLERSHGRTKVALFPLTGRTHQLRVHAAHPLGLGAPIVGDRLYGHPGPRLHLHAEALSFQHPVTGQRLTLERPAPF
- a CDS encoding ATP-dependent Clp protease adaptor ClpS; this encodes MAQKHEHDTSVITESAPKQKLKKPPLYKVLLHNDNYTTREFVVAVLKEVFHKSETDAVQIMLHVHYNGVGVAGVYTYDVAETKIQTVEAAAQENDMPLRLSMEPEEG
- the clpA gene encoding ATP-dependent Clp protease ATP-binding subunit ClpA, encoding MAGPLIAKELQASFRTALDEARKMRHEYLTLEHLLLALTRDARTREVLKGCGANVKQLQERLVSFLEETVERLPEGVDAEPQQTIGVERVLHRAAMHALSAEQKLIDGGDVLVALFREDESHALYLLQQEGVTRLDLLNYISHGVTKDGEGEGEGEESAGHATPAGDDDEGESPKKSPLEAYTVQLNIEAKEGRIDPLIGREKELERTIQVLCRRRKNNPLYVGEAGVGKTAIAEGLALHIHEGRVPEVLKDAIVYSLDMGALLAGTKFRGQFEERLKGVLKALKEQQNAILFIDEIHTIVGAGATSGGSMDASNLLKPALASGRLRCIGSTTYQEYKSAFERDRALSRRFQKIEVGEPSVEDTILILEGLKSRYEEHHGVKYQPEAIRAAAELSAKHINDRFLPDKAIDVIDETGSAERLKPEGQRSNTVSGADVEAVVAKMARIPAKSVSASEGVQLQNLEKELQGVIYGQDSAIKDLVSAIMLARSGLRAPEKPIGSFLFSGPTGVGKTELAKQLAQSLGVEFLRYDMSEYSEKHTVSRLIGAPPGYVGFDQGGLLTDAVRKHPYSVVVLDEIEKAHPDLFNILLQVMDHATLTDNNGRKADFRNIVLILTTNAGAQEMSTKAIGFGDLAKPVDATRAKKAIERTFTPEFRNRLDGWILFSGLPPEVILKVVDKEVRLLQKMLDEKKVKLALTPAARAWLAEHGYDPAFGARPMARLVDNSLKKPLAQALLFGDLKNGGTAHYDVADDSLKLRTEPATAEVA
- a CDS encoding DUF2378 family protein, which translates into the protein MSPPPPRVPASVFEGFFVRGLQAEGRLAQELEALGYDSRKPELDYPIALWQRAVALARRERYAELGDEDAYRQLGRQGVFGFAQTLVGRVAAVALPMIGPAQALERVPRYLAMMGRSDVDVSMSSEGERGRRLSLSDRYNRPELMAGGLEGMLEMANARPRISVEERSSGGYRLFVRW